The window GCCGGCCGGCGGCGGAGGAGCCGGAGATGTAGGTCAGCCTGCCGTCGGGCTCCAGACGCAGGTGGACGGCGTCACCCTGGGTGCACGCCTGCATGCCCAGGATGGTCGGGTTCTCACCGGAGCCGGGGATGTCCACGACGATCACCTCGTCGCCACCGGGGCCGCCGAACCCGGCGAACCGCAGGTCTCCCGTGCAGCGCAGCGGGCTTACGTCCACGCCGAGGACCCTGGTCAGGATGGACTCCGCGTTGCCGAGGGTCTGCCCGCTCTCGCCTGCCCGCAAGGTGATCACCACCTTCGAGACGAGACCATCCTGGGAGGTCACGTCTCCCTCCCAGGTCCCCACGTAGCCCGCGGGCAGGACACCGGGCCGTGGCGTGCCGGTCTCGCTCGGTCGCGTGGAGCCGCCGTCGGAGCTCGAGGTGCGCGCCGCACTGGTGACGGCCGGGGAGGAGACGGCCGGGGAACCGGTGGGACTGGTCGTCTCCAGGCCCTCGAGTCCGTCGTCACCCCTCGAGCCGGGCACCACCAGCAGGACGACGACCAGCAGGGCGGCGATCGCGAGACTCAGGAAGCCCGCGGCCGCGGCCGTGATGAGCCGGCGCCGACGAGGGTCGCCCGCGGGTGGCACCGGCACCGGCCCCGGCATCGGCGTAGGTGTCCGCGTCGGCGAGGCCGGGGGCGGAGGCGGGGGGATCGAGGCGGCCTCGGGTCGAGGCGATGACGGCGTGGTGGCCGTCGCGGGGCTCCACGTGTGGCTGCCCCAGGAACCCGTCGCGCGGCCCGAAGCCTGGCCGGTGGCTGGAGCGGGCGCGTCCAGGTCGAGAAGGGCGATGGCCTGCCGGCTGATGCCGGTGACGAGGTCGGCCGGCAGCCAGCCGGCCGCGACCAGCGCGGTCGCGTCGCCGCCCGGCGCGAGCGCGGCGAGCACGGCGGGCGGGGTGGGCCGGGCCGCCGGGTCCTTGTCCAGGCAGGCCCGCACGAGGTCGCGCAGATCGGCGGGCACGGCGGCGAGGCTCGGGTCGCGGGTGACCACGCTGTGCAGCACGGCGGCGACGATGGAGCCGTCGAACGGGCCGGTGCCGGTCGCGGCGAACACCAGCACGGAGCCGAGCGAGAACACGTCGCTGGCCGGCCCCGCGTCGAGGCCGCTGACCTGCTCGGGTGACATGAACGCGGGCGAGCCGATCGGTGAGCCGGTCCTGGTGAGCACCGAGGCGTCGATCGCCCGGGAGATCCCGAAGTCGATGACCCGCGGCCCGTCCAGGCTGAGCAACACGTTCGACGGCTTGAGGTCCCGGTGGACCAGGCCGACGCCGTGGATGGCGACCAGCGCCTCGGCGAGGCCGGCGCCGAGCGCGCGCACGGTGGGCGCTGGCAGCGGGCCGTGCTCGGACACCGCCTGCGTCAGCGACGGCCCGGGGATGTACGCGGTGACGAGGTAGGGGTGCTCGGCGTCCGGGTCGGCGTCGAGCAGCGGGGCGGTCCATGGGCCGCCGACCCTCCGGGCCGCGTCGACCTCCCGCCGAAACCGGGCGCGAAACGCGGGGTCGTCGGTGTACTCGGGGCGGATCACCTTGACCGCCAGGGTTCTGCCGCCGGCGCCGCGAGCCAGGTATACCCGGCCCATGCCCCCGCCACCGAGGACACCAAGCAACTGGTAGCCGCCGACGGCGCGGGGGTCGTCTGCACGGAGCGGTCTCACGCGGCGTCATCCCTCCTCGCCCCCGCGGGCCAGTGTCGCGGGTGCTGGCCCCGGGAATGGCGGCGGGGGTGCAAGGCAGCCGGGGGTGTCAGGCGCCGAGGAAGCTCAGGACGGTGTCCATGGCGCGCATGTTGGACTGCAG of the Pseudofrankia saprophytica genome contains:
- a CDS encoding serine/threonine-protein kinase; translation: MRPLRADDPRAVGGYQLLGVLGGGGMGRVYLARGAGGRTLAVKVIRPEYTDDPAFRARFRREVDAARRVGGPWTAPLLDADPDAEHPYLVTAYIPGPSLTQAVSEHGPLPAPTVRALGAGLAEALVAIHGVGLVHRDLKPSNVLLSLDGPRVIDFGISRAIDASVLTRTGSPIGSPAFMSPEQVSGLDAGPASDVFSLGSVLVFAATGTGPFDGSIVAAVLHSVVTRDPSLAAVPADLRDLVRACLDKDPAARPTPPAVLAALAPGGDATALVAAGWLPADLVTGISRQAIALLDLDAPAPATGQASGRATGSWGSHTWSPATATTPSSPRPEAASIPPPPPPASPTRTPTPMPGPVPVPPAGDPRRRRLITAAAAGFLSLAIAALLVVVLLVVPGSRGDDGLEGLETTSPTGSPAVSSPAVTSAARTSSSDGGSTRPSETGTPRPGVLPAGYVGTWEGDVTSQDGLVSKVVITLRAGESGQTLGNAESILTRVLGVDVSPLRCTGDLRFAGFGGPGGDEVIVVDIPGSGENPTILGMQACTQGDAVHLRLEPDGRLTYISGSSAAGRPTGALVRRP